Below is a window of Candidatus Eremiobacterota bacterium DNA.
CGGCCCCAGTGGTGCGAGCTGCCGCAGGCTTCCAGCACCACTTCGGTGGGCGCCATCTTGCCGAGGAACCGCTCGAAGCGAGCACGGGTCAGGTTTTCGCGCAGGATCGGGCGCCCGCGCTCGTCCACTCCGTGGACGGTGAAAACGGCTTTGGACGTGTCGACGGCAATGCGCTTAAACTCCATGGCGGACGGCTCCCCTGATGGACGCTTCGACAGCTCCGATCTTGGCACATACGATGCCGTGGGTGCCGTCCACCCTGTACCGTCCAGGGCGTCTGGTCGGCACACGTCATAAGCTGGCCAGGCGGGCCGGCTCGCCGGGAGCAACCAGCGTCCACCTCGTGCCGCAAGAGCACCATGTTGGGACATGTGCCTCGACGAGTTGGCTACGACGGATGCCCAGTAGGAAGTCGCGCCTTCGAGCGCCAGTACAGGGATCGGCAGGTGTCGTGGCGGCTCGTTTGACACGGGAGGGCAAGGACCATGGCTAGCGAGGTGATGCGCTGGTTTGCCGGCGTCGATTGGGGCTCGGAGCGGCACCAGGCTTGCCTGCTCGATGCTGCTGGCAAGGTCTTGGGCGAGCGGGCGTTCGCGCACGGCGGCGCGGGCCTGGCGGCATTGTGCGACTGGTTGGTATCGATGGCCGGTGACCCAAGTTCCGTGGCGGTGGCGATCGAGGTGCCGCACGGGCCAGTGGTGGACACGCTGCTGGACCGCGGCTTCGCCGTGCACGCGATCAATCCCAAGCAGCTCGAGCGCCTGCGCGACCGTTTCAGCGTTGCCGGTGCCAAGGACGACCGCCGTGACGCCCGGGTCGCAGCCGCTGGGCTGCGCACTGATCCGCACCTGTTCCGCCTCGTGCAGGTCAGCGACCCGAGCGTGATCGCGCTGCGCGAGTGGTCGCGCCTGAGCGAGGAGTTGCAGCAGGAGCGCGTGCGCCTGAGCAACCGCGTCCGCCAGCAGCTCTGGCGCTACTACCCGCAGCTGCTCGAGCTCGCCAGCGACGACATCGCGGCCGAGTGGGTCTTGGAACTGTGGACCATGGCGCCGACCCCGGCCCAGGCAGCCCGCCTGCGCGAGGCGACTCTGGCGCGGCTGCTGCGCCGGCACCGCATCCGCAGGCTCGACGCTGCAACCGCGCTCGGCGTCCTCCGGCAGCCCGCGATCACGGTGGCCGCAGGCGTGACCGAGGCCGCTGTGCTGCATCTGCGCTCGCTCATTACGCGGCTACGCCTAGCCAACCAGGAGTTTTGCCAAGCCGAAGGCAAACTCGAGGAGCTTTGCACGACTCTGACTGAGAGCGTCCCTGCTGCAGCAGCCAGCGGACCCAGTGATGCAGCTATCCTGCGCTCGCTGCCCGGGGTCGGCACAGTCACGCTCGCCACCTTGCTCACCGAGGCCGCCGGTCCGCTTGCGCGCCGGGACTACGCGGCGCTCAGGACCCTCTCGGGCGTGGCCCCCGTGACCAAGCGCAGCGGCAAGAGCTGCGTCGTGGTCATGCGCTACGCCGCTCA
It encodes the following:
- a CDS encoding IS110 family transposase, coding for MASEVMRWFAGVDWGSERHQACLLDAAGKVLGERAFAHGGAGLAALCDWLVSMAGDPSSVAVAIEVPHGPVVDTLLDRGFAVHAINPKQLERLRDRFSVAGAKDDRRDARVAAAGLRTDPHLFRLVQVSDPSVIALREWSRLSEELQQERVRLSNRVRQQLWRYYPQLLELASDDIAAEWVLELWTMAPTPAQAARLREATLARLLRRHRIRRLDAATALGVLRQPAITVAAGVTEAAVLHLRSLITRLRLANQEFCQAEGKLEELCTTLTESVPAAAASGPSDAAILRSLPGVGTVTLATLLTEAAGPLARRDYAALRTLSGVAPVTKRSGKSCVVVMRYAAQLRLRQAVFHWARVAVQHDPKSRARYAALRARGHSYGRALRAVADRLLGVACVLLQRQTLFDPDHGAPAAP